In the Aneurinibacillus soli genome, one interval contains:
- a CDS encoding S-layer homology domain-containing protein, translating to MNKKKISKVLSTCALLSSCAFPVYATPSLQDIDNSYAKDAIQKLVSEGIINGNGDGKFDPTGDISRQDFAIILAKALALDTSKPPATSTFSDVPVDHYSYAYIEAAVKAGLVAGVGNGEFGNGQNLSRQDMAVMFVRALGVDSKGKAADLKFSDASSISDYAKDAVGAAVKLGLISGNTDGTFNPTGKAERQAVAQVASKFLQVAEKPKTPTPTTPTQPPQPKTPTPTPVTNSNTGGSGGGGGGGSSRDVTAPTVTLVSSSPIEIGNPVLIRSNEVGTVYLVLASVNTRNKADLEREVSENRAKKASVVAANADTSMNTERLGEADYHIYAVDNEGNVSAPTGVVKLKAPLPGNQIPVVTSKIQKQVATMGESGIQINLREHFADPDGDPLDFTAVSDNAGIASVYVSGDTVVISPESVGKAAITGTASDRKGGTVSETFNVTVRALKIFPQQGATLYVNSGRNDTSDNITLVDDSTSPAGGYQYSKHNLKNYVQVGRGQEIMSLQYNADPLGFKVIDNSSQQHTVTLESSDPSLLKVTQGINGMQGVMLEPQNNLSESSQVTLTAHLLDQNGDEIDAHNIPLVFDETAPTIGTPSYNNQCITIPFSEPVVANNIPPFTPPVPPLVEYSSSGTFSTTDTVSVVLPLDSYRWLGNSLEINIQAYIDAHPGVISSGRFRITINGMSDYANNLLNGNGNGNGNGSVECAVNAP from the coding sequence TTGAATAAGAAAAAAATTTCGAAAGTTCTTTCTACTTGTGCGTTACTCAGCTCTTGCGCATTTCCTGTATACGCAACTCCTTCTCTCCAGGATATTGATAATTCGTATGCAAAGGATGCCATTCAGAAGCTCGTAAGCGAAGGGATTATAAATGGAAACGGCGACGGAAAGTTCGATCCTACCGGGGACATTTCAAGACAAGATTTTGCAATTATATTGGCGAAAGCTTTAGCGTTAGATACGTCTAAACCTCCTGCTACATCAACATTTTCAGATGTTCCGGTTGACCATTATTCTTACGCCTATATTGAGGCTGCTGTAAAAGCAGGGTTAGTAGCAGGGGTAGGCAATGGGGAATTTGGTAATGGACAGAATTTATCACGACAAGATATGGCAGTTATGTTTGTGCGGGCTTTAGGAGTAGATTCTAAGGGGAAAGCGGCTGACCTAAAATTTAGTGATGCATCTTCCATTTCAGATTATGCAAAAGATGCCGTTGGCGCGGCTGTAAAGCTAGGGTTAATCAGTGGAAACACGGATGGCACTTTTAATCCGACAGGGAAGGCTGAAAGGCAGGCAGTGGCCCAGGTAGCAAGTAAGTTCCTCCAGGTAGCTGAGAAGCCAAAAACTCCAACTCCTACCACCCCAACTCAACCACCCCAACCGAAAACACCAACACCTACGCCCGTTACGAATAGCAATACAGGCGGAAGCGGTGGAGGAGGGGGTGGTGGGAGTAGTAGAGATGTGACTGCACCTACCGTTACCCTCGTATCATCTTCCCCAATTGAGATAGGAAATCCAGTTTTGATTAGAAGTAATGAAGTGGGTACAGTATACCTTGTTCTAGCTTCCGTAAATACAAGGAATAAGGCAGATCTGGAAAGGGAAGTTTCAGAAAATCGGGCGAAAAAAGCATCTGTCGTAGCTGCAAATGCAGATACAAGTATGAACACGGAGAGACTAGGGGAAGCAGACTACCATATTTATGCGGTAGATAACGAAGGGAACGTATCGGCTCCGACAGGTGTAGTTAAATTGAAAGCTCCTTTGCCTGGTAATCAGATTCCTGTAGTCACAAGTAAAATCCAGAAACAAGTAGCTACTATGGGGGAATCTGGGATACAAATAAATCTAAGGGAACACTTTGCCGATCCGGATGGAGACCCATTGGATTTTACTGCTGTATCGGATAACGCAGGGATAGCTTCTGTATATGTGAGTGGTGATACAGTAGTGATCAGTCCAGAGTCGGTTGGAAAAGCAGCGATTACCGGGACAGCGAGTGATAGAAAAGGTGGTACGGTAAGCGAAACATTCAATGTAACCGTGAGAGCGCTCAAGATTTTTCCGCAACAAGGTGCTACATTGTATGTTAATTCAGGGAGGAACGACACGAGTGATAATATTACGTTAGTGGATGATAGCACCAGTCCTGCAGGTGGATATCAGTACAGTAAGCATAATCTAAAAAATTATGTGCAGGTTGGTCGTGGTCAAGAGATTATGTCTCTACAATATAACGCTGATCCTCTTGGATTTAAGGTTATCGACAATTCTAGTCAGCAACATACAGTGACACTTGAGTCGAGTGATCCTTCCTTACTCAAGGTTACCCAAGGAATTAATGGTATGCAAGGCGTAATGTTAGAGCCTCAGAATAACTTGTCCGAATCATCTCAAGTTACCCTTACTGCCCATCTTCTGGATCAAAACGGAGACGAGATCGATGCACATAATATCCCTCTGGTGTTTGACGAGACAGCTCCAACTATTGGGACACCGTCTTATAACAATCAATGCATTACGATTCCATTTAGCGAACCGGTAGTGGCTAACAATATCCCGCCGTTTACCCCACCGGTTCCCCCTCTCGTCGAATATTCTTCATCGGGGACATTTAGTACTACTGATACCGTATCAGTGGTTCTGCCGTTAGATAGCTATAGGTGGTTGGGGAACAGTCTGGAGATCAACATACAGGCCTACATCGACGCGCACCCGGGCGTAATATCGAGTGGTAGATTCCGCATCACCATCAACGGCATGTCCGATTATGCAAATAATCTACTGAATGGCAATGGCAATGGCAATGGCAATGGCTCTGTGGAATGTGCGGTCAATGCTCCCTAA
- a CDS encoding GNAT family N-acetyltransferase, which translates to MAMAMAMALWNVRSMLPNLILLHVTRENAAAFLSLTPPDFQPRLRQASAELIAIGAVQNNRPIGVVMAERRISTQSANLLSIFVTPACRRDHIGSHLMRVLEGELVKHGCGRLYVEFMASAKETSPFEVFFQSCGYAPSHPGIHLFRGTPQHLLESSWYVRCRQLPPRFSIATWSSTDTVERAAIRQGEGVWYPPLLSPFVEENAIDPELSLVLRDQNDLVGWLITERMGESALLYKTMFVKKQHQRMGRGLALFAEGIRRMMQIPDLTEALCFVEGTNKPMLQAMRRRIMGPDSQEHILRRTYKNIDSKS; encoded by the coding sequence ATGGCAATGGCAATGGCAATGGCTCTGTGGAATGTGCGGTCAATGCTCCCTAATCTGATATTGCTGCATGTTACGCGAGAGAATGCCGCTGCCTTTCTGTCGCTGACACCGCCTGACTTTCAGCCTCGTCTGCGTCAGGCGTCAGCGGAGCTGATTGCCATCGGAGCTGTACAGAACAATCGTCCGATCGGGGTAGTGATGGCGGAACGAAGGATATCTACACAGTCGGCTAATCTGCTCTCTATCTTTGTCACTCCTGCATGTCGCCGCGATCATATAGGATCTCACTTGATGAGAGTGTTAGAGGGAGAACTGGTGAAACATGGTTGCGGGCGGTTGTACGTCGAATTCATGGCGTCGGCCAAAGAGACATCACCGTTCGAAGTGTTTTTCCAGTCGTGCGGCTATGCTCCGTCACACCCGGGCATCCATTTATTCCGTGGCACGCCACAACACCTGCTGGAAAGTAGCTGGTACGTACGCTGTCGGCAGCTCCCGCCACGATTTTCTATCGCGACCTGGTCGTCAACTGACACCGTGGAACGAGCCGCAATCCGCCAGGGGGAAGGCGTCTGGTATCCGCCGTTGCTCTCACCGTTTGTGGAGGAGAATGCCATCGACCCGGAGCTTTCCCTCGTCTTGCGTGATCAGAACGACCTGGTCGGCTGGCTTATCACAGAGCGGATGGGGGAGAGCGCTCTCTTGTACAAAACAATGTTTGTGAAAAAGCAGCACCAGCGCATGGGCCGGGGGCTGGCATTGTTCGCTGAGGGAATTCGCCGAATGATGCAGATACCTGACCTGACCGAGGCACTTTGTTTCGTGGAGGGAACGAATAAACCGATGCTTCAGGCTATGCGTCGTCGCATCATGGGTCCTGATTCGCAAGAACACATCCTGCGTCGAACATACAAGAATATAGATTCGAAGAGCTAA